A stretch of Hydrogenothermus marinus DNA encodes these proteins:
- a CDS encoding phosphate-starvation-inducible PsiE family protein encodes MKKRWSNLVSPHKVHQTLGNTLEFFEDLIILALTLVIFYVSIVAIFDIISLIMYKEAKFMDIIPKFLYLFILTELFRLLIIYLKERIVDTSLIVKTTLIAVLREIIIKAPYFKFQDYIGASILILVLGLLYYVPKYVFKKEFYIKRSKQVKSVKKVDEFDKSTNF; translated from the coding sequence ATGAAAAAAAGATGGAGTAATTTAGTATCTCCTCATAAAGTTCATCAAACATTAGGAAATACATTAGAATTTTTTGAAGACCTTATAATTCTTGCCTTAACCTTAGTTATATTTTATGTAAGTATTGTAGCTATCTTTGATATTATTTCTTTAATTATGTATAAAGAAGCAAAATTTATGGATATAATTCCTAAATTTTTATATCTATTTATTTTAACAGAGCTTTTTAGATTATTAATTATTTATCTAAAAGAAAGAATAGTTGATACCTCTTTAATTGTTAAAACCACTTTAATAGCAGTTTTAAGGGAGATAATTATAAAAGCCCCTTATTTTAAATTTCAGGATTATATAGGTGCATCTATCTTGATTTTAGTTTTAGGACTTTTATATTATGTGCCAAAATATGTTTTTAAAAAGGAGTTTTATATAAAAAGAAGTAAACAGGTAAAATCAGTAAAGAAAGTTGATGAGTTTGACAAATCTACAAATTTCTAA